GGGTTAAGTTTTTCGTGCACTTGACCACTTTTGGCAAGTGCTGGAAAAACTACAAGCATGTGTATACTGGGACACTCTTGGTTAATGAGGTCATACCACCAAAATTAAGCTCAGGCGCtttgttagttttatttttttctcacatttagTACAAATAGGCTAGATTTTTCAAACTGTATTCTAATTATCATTAAATGGcagtaaaaatacattcatCCATTTCCTATGTTCTGATTTGCAGTGGAAGGATAGAAACAGTGTGAAATTTTGAATTAGAAAACTAAAACACTCATGTAAAGCTCTTGACAGGGACTATTCTTTACTTTAAAGCACTTTTGAGGTCTTTAAGAGGAGAGAAGTGCTTTATagaatacagaccatttaaagaATCTGATGTTTATCTGACCAAAACAAGCTAAAAAGAGGATCAATATTTGacttgcatttgttttctggacagaaacaaaactgatTAATTATTATGTTGCTTTGTGTTCGCTGAGTGTGTACAGGCATGGCAACACACTAATCAGATTGgctaaaaaacatttaattctggttaaacatattttaacatttaatctgAGAGAAAATAATACTGTAGTTTCTAATAATTTTTTCCAAATCACTTTCCCTTTCCCAGTAGAAATTTCTGTGACTCAAAGATGTCTGTTTGTAGAATGAACACTATTGTATGAACTGAAACAAAGGCATATTAATGAAATAGGTTGGTGTGAGTCAAATGGTGTGAAAACCACCTCTTTTTTTGAGGTGCTTTGTTCGACAACAAGAGTTGCACTGAGCCACTCACCTTGTGCTTGAACTGTGTGTAGTTCTTAATTGTGATGTGCTTCTTTTAGGAAAAGGAGCTGGAGGCTAGTAAGAAGGAGAAATTAGTAGAGGCAAGGCTGGAGGCTGAAGTGAGACTATATAAGAAGGAAAACGAGGCCCTTCGCAGGCACATGGCAGTACTGCAGGCCGAAGTGTATGGCGCCAGACTGGCTGCCAAATACCTCGACAAGGAACTGGCTGGAAGGTGAGGAGTTGTAGTTGTATCTCAACCAGTAGGTTGAAGTTGAGTGTGCTTAGAAGACACAAGATGTAGCATTATGAATTTGCACTTGTTACAAAGATAAAATGATTCTATAGATAAATTAAATGGTGAGACACTTAAAAAATGACACCAGAAGAGGACAATAGAAAGAAGGATAGTTTTAGAAAATGTAGgaagagataaaaaaataagGGAAGAGCAAGGTAGCATAGGTAAGGTAGCATATTCAGTATCCACCATGACCCAATAAACATTTCCTGCATGGATaaccaaataataaaacaaaaggcagaAGGTGAATTAGACAAATGTAGGTTATGACTAGGCAATCATTGATGGATCAATATACAACATTTGAATGTGAATTGATATCAGTGTAATCAACTATTCCTATCattaataaatgcatttatCTTGATGgcaagtgaaataaataataacattacTAGTTGCATTGTATTTATGTGTAGTTTTGTTTCCTGGAGGCTTTATGGTATGAAGATTGAATAGAGGTCATCCTGCACGTCATAGGTACATAGGTACTGGTTGTCCTCATCCtggttcagtgaatgtctgttACAATGACAACATTACAACTGATAtattatcaataaaataatataataaccaGTGGTGTGGGCATGTTCACAATTTGTACTTTTGTACTGGCAGTTTGAAATGACATAATAGATTACCGAGACATAATCTTTCTCTTAATTCCTCCAACATCCAAAAAAGCCAACTCTTACAGCAGTTTATTCTAGGTACCTGTATTTTTCTGTACTAATGGGGAAGCCATGAATACTATGATATTCTGCTAAATATGTATATGTGAGAATGCATCACTAATGTTGAATATTTAAGTTATAAGTGATCTATAGAAGAAAAGCAGGAGCCATCAGCACATAACTTCAGAAAatgaggctacatccatacaaataggttttcattgaaaaaaaatattttaaaattgtttcCACAAGTCTTTTAGCTTAACATCAGTAAtatttctccatctctgtccaTAAAAGTACACAAAACGTGTGTCATGTgaccattcacgtacactgggcatgtgcatgccggtgtaaacaggaagctgattgtctactctgcagttggttgcatACTTACAGCAAATACTataaaagagaaacaacaatggtgaaaaaTTAAATGAGGGATTTGTTTTCTTGGACTGACAATGCATCATTTTGCTATCACTGCTAGGAGTTGAactgtgactgataagaaccaggAAGGGAATGAGGGTGACTtcgtcatcatttccaaaagtcTTTGTTTTTGCCCGTCTAGATTACAACACTCCCCAATAGTTTTCAAACGAAAATGGGGCCAGCAGTGTTTCTAAACTTCTCTGTTTCAGGCACTTAAAAACTCAAGAAGTTGGCAAAAATCAGAAATGACTAGAAAATGAttggaaatggaaaaatgtatAGACGGGCTGAATTGACAAGCAGATTTGTATGGGTTTTTCTTTTAGGGTGCAGCAGATCCAGTTACTAGGCCGTGACATGAAAGGGCCAGCACACGACAAGCTATGGAACCAGCTGGAGGCAGAGATTCACCTTCACCGTCATAAGACTGTCATCCGTGCATGTAGAGGTCGCAACGATCCTAAGAAACCTCTCCCCTCTCCAGTGGGGCATGTGAGTGTAAAACTTCAGAGCAAGTGAAACTGTTGATAACTTTTATTTGTGCTATcaaatttgtgtttatgtgtgaatgtaATTACAGGACCCAGACATACTGAAGAAAACCCAGGGAGTAGGCCCTATCAGGAAGGTGGTGCTAGTGAAAGATGATCATGAGGGGCTGGGAATCTCTATTACAgtaagatttttaaaaaattataaaaaaaatggatgaatgttttttttttctcttagtGGCTGTGACAGCCTCTTAAAGTTACACCAACGATTTATTTTTAGCAGCCACCAATTCCATGTGTTTTGATGCAAACATGTATACAAGTGAAAAGATAGGTGTCAAGATATAAATTAAGCCTCTTaccttaaaggagacatattatactTGTTAATTTTAATGTGGCTAAGTACTTTAAAATGAATGCAGGCTCTAAAGTTGAGAAAACACTTAAGTTTCTTCATACTGTCCATTTCTGCAGCTACCTCTGACCTTCTCTCTCTGAAATGCTCCGTTTGAGCTCCTGCCCCTCCCTTGCACATGAAGCTCATCTGAACTGATTATCCAGCTGGTCTAGTCTCTTGTGAATGGTTAACTGCTTCCAACGCATATCGGAAGTGTCTCGCCCATTGCGCATTCGCGGAAGTTGGTTACAGGCTGAGCTGCCGATCTGCTAAAGCTAAAAACAATAGTGACGAATTTCTAACTAGGCCGGTTTAACAAAGAGTCCGTCTATATAACGTTGATAGAACTCAtcccatccatgttttgacggACAATGtgaacagccaatgataatgagagTGCGGCACCGAGCCtatcatgtggctggaatagagttacactCGCATCAGGATAGGTTGacgcacacaacacagagggaAGGAGTAGCAGCAGCACACTTGCTAATGTTTGTGCGCCTGTACAGaggtggacgactctgcatcgatgcagtgactgaacataaacatgtttCCGCTATATTCAAAGTTTCAGCGCGTTTCCAtagctgaataattataacaccgctgcttcaggacaaaTGCTCATTAAGcgtgtgtcagagtctctgtcggagtctgtgtcctcctcactcctctgacctgcgctcactttacacttacCAATAAACActatcactgatcacaagttataaGGACACATACAGGaatgaagtttactttgtgtttgttttagtcgctctagagtttatgagacatgtttaaacctgctacacaacacgagacgtaacgtgaaGTGCACagtcagggttaaagtgaccggaacgatccaCATTCATGATCTGACTTTATCGATTAATAACTTAATACGTTGAATAATCAGTTtgtgtgaggagggacagagacgagcagggacacacacacacactaacactcctgcagacagaagttcctACTGCAGTTTATGATGCAGCGCTTTAAACTCATTgatgcagaagaagcgacgcctTGTTTATCCAGGAAGAGAAATATGAAATCATATTTCACTAATATCACAACATCACTAATGTGATGATTATAAAATCAtaggagcagagtcacttgtgaccagcggagtaatgcgcctcagtggAGCTGATTTAAGTTTAGATAATATAGCAGCTGTACCCCAGGACAACTGATAACATCTTTGCAGTTGTGGTAGCCTGAGTGCCCAATGAGATGGTTTGTGGAGGGTCTGCTTGGCATCCCATATTGTAGAACATGTCTATAGCTGCTAGGTGTTATGGTAAatgattgtatttatataacgcatttctagtcttgatgaccactcaaagcgctttacagtatagtttgccattcacacacacacacatcagattaTCAATCAAAGACACTCGTAAATCCACCTCCACACAGCAGTCCTTGGTGAAGTAAGGGGTAGTATTTTTCAGGAAGAGtattgaaaaatacattttaactgcTGAATCTTCGACTCATTGTTTGGAATTAAATACAGAGAAAACGAAACTCTTCTTGTCTTTGTTAGGGGCGTGCCAGACTAGCATCTAGGCGTTCATTATGCTGAGGATAGGCAAAGTGATGTCAAAGGTGCAGACGTATTACAGAAAGTGATGATGAGGTGTTTCGGTGTTTCAGCTCCGCTGCAGactttttaaatagttttaagcTATGCACACCTTCTACCTACACAAAAAACTATTCAACCCACTGGAGGAAAGGGAAATAATGAAAAggcataatatgtctccttcaaGGAAGAGAAATGATCTTGGAACCATATCACCAACCAAGTGTGATTATCTTGTCTGAACCTATCGATTCCATTATTATATGATGTTTTTAGTCATGTGGTTAACTATTCCCTCTATTTTAAGCCACAGCCCACTCCATTTAGCTTCATGATTAAATTACTGTAGGTGGATACTTGCAGCCTTTGATGAATGCTACAGGGCTGTTGAGGGATTGGAGGAGGCTGTTTGTGGCTAGGTTTGGCCCATTTAAAATACAGAACCTTTGTGTTGCAGGTGGTGAATAGAGTGGCAATTGTTCACTGTCTGAAGGCATTTTAGAAAAGGAAACCAAGCAGAACTGTTGACGTTGAGAGGAGCTGTGAGACTAAAATCAACTCTGACAGTATATTTCATCAATTCATATGTCTGCAAACAGAGTCCCTGTAAAAGTGCAGTCCGATTTGGTGTGAAATACTGTGAAGATAGACAAAAGCGTTGGCACTTCTACTCGACGACACATTTACAATTACTCCGACTATACAAAAATGAAGACAATTTATAcatcttgtgctggtgacagcatctggagccagagtctgttgATTTCTAatcaaaatgtaactttttaatttggtccatgtcctattgactaacatggatgaggcagggtttatgacctgaacGGCAGCCAACTACAAGATGTTTTGGGGAcatttttgggagctgtcatgatATCATTGGTTAACACAGCTGTCAGATTACTAAAACATTCCTGACAACATAAAATTGCCTTAAAGTTGATGCACTCATCCAGAGGAGTTAAGAGTTGTATGTGTGTTCTCATCAGGGTGGGAAGGAGCACGGTGTTCCCATTCTAATTTCAGAGATCCATCCAAGTCAGCCTGCAGACAGATGTGGAGGTCTGCATGTTGGAGATGCCATCCTTGCTGTCAACAGCATTAATTTGCGAGATGCTAAACACAAAGAGGCGGTCACTATTTTGTCCCAGCAGGTAATATACTGGAGGTGTGCACACATGTTCAACCTACTTTGTATCTCTTAACATGCTCATCCTGAATGTCTGTGTTAGCAAGGACAGATAGAGTTTGAGGTGGTATATGTGGCTCCAGAGGTGGACAGCGATGATGAGAATGTGGAGTATGAAGACGACAGTGGCCATCGCTACCGACTTTACCTGGATGAACTGGAGGACAGCAGCACAGCGCCAACTATCAACAGCTCGGCATCATTGCAGGGTATGTATTACAATCTTGGTTTGAACACTAATGAGATGTAAACAGACCCAGtgtttaatttataaaatacatgttttatctttatttaggGAGCTTAACAATCCTTGTGCTGCTTTCAACTACATATGTTGGATTGCTAGAGTTAGTGTTAAACTCATCTTTACCACAGATGGTGCAAGTATAAAGCCTGTCTATAGTCAGACAAGccacaaaaaatacatgaagTTCACATTTGAGACAGATTCAACCTCAAGCTTACTCTTGTCCTGCTTattgtatagatagatagatagatagatagatagatagatagataaacttTGTCTGTCCCAATGTGACAGAAATGTTCCTTTTGACTGGGCTCAAATATTCACACATaagtcacattttaaaacccatggtacataaataataacaaGGCTCAACAATATACTCACTAGGTTTAAATGCagtgtcttttttaaattgttcagGGTGGTTATTGCAGAGGGAAGGAaggatttcttcttctttccagTGTGACTTGGGAATGTCTGCCTGATGGCAGTAACATGAAGGTTTGGTGGAGTGGGTGAGATGGGTCCTCTTTGATCAGTGTGGCTGTCTTGATCACTGACCGGGTTTACAGTTTAGAAAGAAGAGTTTAGGGTCAACCAATTATTTTTACTGGCCCGATAAGTTAGAcagaagttttgttttgtgtttggttgtgagGGTGTACCAGGATGAGATGTTGAAGGTGAGACTGGGTAAAAATGTCCTTGCTGATGTTGTGCACACGAAGGAGCAGATTGAGTCGTTGGCTAATtgttaataatcataaaatatgattattaatcaaaatcaaaatatgaattaaaattaataataacggggcaccaccctggtatcagggacaTATAATCAATCTGTAAAAATCAAAATCAATCTCAATTTGGAAAGTTCaattaataatatcaatatgtaatattaatgattataaaattgaacagtgaaggtttaagTCCGAGCACTGACtgtcataatccagctgtaatcacatacacatgtgcaaataatcacaaacGCTAGTTctttaattacaaaaataatttattaaaagaTAGTAACAGTAATGCAAATCACTTAATGCTATCTCAACAAAATCCACTATACCTAAAACACTAaccacacgtgtgtgtgtgtgtgtgtgtgtgtgtgtgtgtgtgtgtgtgtgtgtgtgtgtgtgtgtgtgtgtgtgtgtgtgtgtgtgtgtgtgtgtgtgtgtgtgtgtgtgtgtgtgtgtgtgtgtgtgtgtgtgtgtgtgagataaagaTGGCGTACGAGGCCACGCTGGTGACGTCGTATCGCCATCTTataaatgtcacagtgacctcacgtcCACGCGAATGTGATATAGTAGGACTGCTCGTAGTGAATTTCATTATATCTTGTACAATTAACTTTGAGTaattgattaactgattcgattttggtgatAGAGTCCAGGTACTTGGTCACAGTGTCTAGAAGTGTGAAACTTTGTTTTGCCTAGGCAAACTGAAATGGGTCCAGTTTGTCTGACATCATGCTGGAGAGGGGGGTCACTCACTACTCTTTCCAAGCATTTGCATAGAACTGATGTCAAGGGCACTGGCCTTTAGTCCTTCAAGTCCTTAGCATGTGTCTTTTTGGGGATTGGGTTTATGGTGGATTCGTTCCACTGGTTAGGGACACACAGAATCCTGAAGGCGCTGACACAGTCTGGGGACAACCCTGCTTAGGTGAGTGGAGCAGTCTTTGCGCAACCTCCTCCCTGAGCCTATCATTGTGTGGGTTGACTCTGCGCAAGATGGAGGTCAACAACTGATCATCAATAATGAGGGCTGGGAGGAGTTGGGCGTGGAGAAGGTCCAGTTGGTTGGTGTGCGGCAG
This window of the Hippoglossus stenolepis isolate QCI-W04-F060 chromosome 20, HSTE1.2, whole genome shotgun sequence genome carries:
- the gopc gene encoding Golgi-associated PDZ and coiled-coil motif-containing protein isoform X1; this encodes MSASAGCSPAGHSSGPGPGITIFRWLEVLEKEFDKAFVDVDLLLGEIDPDQVDITYEGRQKMTSLSSCFAQLCHKTQTVFQLNHKLEAQLVDLRSELTEAKGERAVVEREVHDQLLQLHALQLQLHTKKGQAEDSDTIKDRLPTPPVEKMEKELEASKKEKLVEARLEAEVRLYKKENEALRRHMAVLQAEVYGARLAAKYLDKELAGRVQQIQLLGRDMKGPAHDKLWNQLEAEIHLHRHKTVIRACRGRNDPKKPLPSPVGHDPDILKKTQGVGPIRKVVLVKDDHEGLGISITGGKEHGVPILISEIHPSQPADRCGGLHVGDAILAVNSINLRDAKHKEAVTILSQQQGQIEFEVVYVAPEVDSDDENVEYEDDSGHRYRLYLDELEDSSTAPTINSSASLQALEKISLSNGAENGDTGISSETPSEETSSKPPVTDCSY
- the gopc gene encoding Golgi-associated PDZ and coiled-coil motif-containing protein isoform X3; the protein is MSASAGCSPAGHSSGPGPGITIFRWLEVLEKEFDKAFVDVDLLLGEIDPDQVDITYEGRQKMTSLSSCFAQLCHKTQTVFQLNHKLEAQLVDLRSELTEAKGERAVVEREVHDQLLQLHALQLQLHTKKGQAEDSDTIKDRLPTPPVEKMEKELEASKKEKLVEARLEAEVRLYKKENEALRRHMAVLQAEVYGARLAAKYLDKELAGRVQQIQLLGRDMKGPAHDKLWNQLEAEIHLHRHKTVIRACRGRNDPKKPLPSPVGHDPDILKKTQGVGPIRKVVLVKDDHEGLGISITGGKEHGVPILISEIHPSQPADRCGGLHVGDAILAVNSINLRDAKHKEAVTILSQQQGQIEFEVVYVAPEVDSDDENVEYEDDSGHRYRLYLDELEDSSTAPTINSSASLQECPHSPELLLLKGFRNQF
- the gopc gene encoding Golgi-associated PDZ and coiled-coil motif-containing protein isoform X2, which produces MSASAGCSPAGHSSGPGPGITIFRWLEVLEKEFDKAFVDVDLLLGEIDPDQVDITYEGRQKMTSLSSCFAQLCHKTQTVFQLNHKLEAQLVDLRSELTEAKGERAVVEREVHDQLLQLHALQLQLHTKKGQAEDSDTIKDRLEKELEASKKEKLVEARLEAEVRLYKKENEALRRHMAVLQAEVYGARLAAKYLDKELAGRVQQIQLLGRDMKGPAHDKLWNQLEAEIHLHRHKTVIRACRGRNDPKKPLPSPVGHDPDILKKTQGVGPIRKVVLVKDDHEGLGISITGGKEHGVPILISEIHPSQPADRCGGLHVGDAILAVNSINLRDAKHKEAVTILSQQQGQIEFEVVYVAPEVDSDDENVEYEDDSGHRYRLYLDELEDSSTAPTINSSASLQALEKISLSNGAENGDTGISSETPSEETSSKPPVTDCSY